In Eucalyptus grandis isolate ANBG69807.140 chromosome 4, ASM1654582v1, whole genome shotgun sequence, the following proteins share a genomic window:
- the LOC104441316 gene encoding DNA replication ATP-dependent helicase/nuclease JHS1 isoform X4 encodes MPPRKRANPSSAAAAAAAAAAAAAAKKQNQNQNQAQASQPPKYGIQHFFERHSQNNAAAAVSVSQDPPDRKAAASRLRPAPAAVPSSKAGLDLGEIDRRKSLGNRGRGRKSLRDPDTNAADSNVLGDGDAPSSRVPSSGVAAVGSGIEEANENRVVGASERPENGAVSNCASQSTPADNLLRAGDQGEDAGSPLVVSPEMMKSLSVKRFKFSPGMLIKQSQDDGGDEVTWKISPVNERLQTVSKHMPETIKVLAESSRLNSSYIQQCSQIKSTREAAGSGGMCLSSPFKKASGRSCCANSLGVKGVNPDKNADHEGKSGEVITTQVASQQSPFQTPPSLSYCQDKPANSTACNGVLNELGLRQHKKALLELLDQVEDAISIDEPLPNVLKGCSSKVRNGKSCELPVKVCSDARVVVPQKANMASLDDIFLVLEVAENSGSADSSHGPSPHKVLRLLNEQNGEERTIHLLDEWFYSVISPGDTVNVIGQFDVQGKCDVRRDSNFVIVHPDLLVSGTRVATSFTCPRRTVLDERLKSSEYSTAALIGTLLHQIFQAGLVKDEPTEEFLDEYAGVVLQKNVESLYACGVSEKDILNTLIEANPRLLNWISLFKNSQKAPTVDFGSEDGLKKVNISEVIDIEEMSWAPKYGLKGMIDASVRVKVESNTSGVVEKIVPLEFKSGKRPNGQSSMEHCAQVILYTLLMSERYLKPIDSGLLYYLQSDHTHGITVRRSDLVGLIMRRNELATSILKALTTQQLPPMLQSPSICKGCRHLDVCTLYHKAHGGSTENSGMGDLFNAYTNHLTTAHSDFLRHWDWLIDLEAGEAEHRKKDIWRSRNSRRDESACSLSSLVLDTSDKETCCTPSRDKRFTYRFLGQNLTSEQAETFVGNTPGAGDSMRTGFACKLSRGDMVILSTESGRRAIASGVISDISRSHVSVSFSKRLRLPGSRPLSEVQDLVNQLWRIDKDEFITSFAVMRFNLVQLFRQDARSSHLRKMIVDLEPPRFDSGCIFSQDPAISYVWSEEKLNDDQRRAIVKILTAKDYTLILGMPGTGKTSTMVHAVKALLMRGASILLTSYTNSAVDNLLIKLKNQGIDFVRIGRPEVVHEDVREHCFPEKGMESVDGIKVRLEQVKVVAVTCLGITSPLLASKRFDVCIMDEAGQTTLPVSLGPLTFASVFVLVGDHYQLPPLVQSTEAQENGLGISLFCRLSEAHPQAISALQSQYRMCQGIMQLSNALIYGDRLRCGSTDVANAKLNFAKENLYSSWLKVLEPGMPVVFLNTDLLPAFEEKDRKTLKNPIEACIIGKITEELVESGIKEEDIGIITPYNSQADLIRDAVCRTSVEIHTIDKYQGRDKDCILVSFVRSNKEGNHCNSSLLGDWHRINVAVTRAKKKLIMVGSLATLSKLPLLKLLIENVDKQSGILSLSKEDFSQTECLQRCSPTERN; translated from the exons ATGCCTCCGAGAAAGAGGGCCAATCCCTCTtccgccgcggcggcggcggctgcggctgcggcggcggcggcggcgaagaagCAGAACCAGAATCAGAACCAGGCCCAGGCCTCCCAGCCTCCCAAGTACGGGATCCAGCACTTCTTCGAGCGCCACTCCCAGAacaacgccgccgccgccgtctccgTCTCTCAGGACCCTCCGGACCGTAAAGCCGCGGCCAGTCGACTGCGCCCGGCCCCTGCCGCCGTGCCGAGCTCGAAGGCCGGCCTTGATTTGGGGGAAATCGATCGTCGGAAGTCGTTGGGCAATAGGGGGCGGGGCCGCAAAAGTTTGAGGGATCCGGACACTAATGCTGCTGACTCCAATGTTCTAGGGGACGGGGACGCGCCGAGTTCGAGGGTTCCGAGCTCGGGCGTTGCTGCGGTGGGTTCGGGGATTGAGGAGGCGAATGAGAATCGCGTGGTCGGAGCGTCCGAGAGGCCGGAAAATGGGGCTGTTTCGAATTGCGCGTCACAGAGCACGCCAGCGGATAACTTGTTGAGGGCGGGAGATCAAGGGGAGGATGCCGGTAGTCCCCTCGTAGTTTCGCCGGAGATGATGAAATCCCTGTCTGTTAAACGCTTCAAGTTTTCTCCGGGAATG TTGATAAAGCAGAGCCAGGATGATGGCGGTGATGAAGTAACTTGGAAGATATCACCTGTAAATGAGCGATTGCAAACAGTTTCCAAGCACATGCCTGAGACAATAAAAGTTCTAGCAGAATCGTCAAGGCTAAACTCTTCATACATTCAGCAATGCTCACAAATCAAG AGTACGCGAGAAGCAGCTGGCAGTGGTGGAATGTGCCTTTCTTCACCCTTCAAGAAGGCTTCTGGAAGATCTTGCTGTGCAAATTCGTTGGGTGTGAAAGGAGTCAACCCAGATAAGAATGCGGATCATGAAGGAAAATCTGGTGAAGTCATTACTACCCAAGTAGCCAGTCAACAAAGTCCTTTTCAAACTCCTCCTTCCTTATCTTATTGCCAGGATAAG CCAGCTAACAGCACTGCCTGCAATGGAGTATTGAATGAGCTTGGACTGAGGCAGCACAAAAAG GCACTGCTTGAGCTTTTAGATCAAGTTGAAGATGCCATCTCCATTGATGAACCACTTCCTAATGTGCTCAAAGGATGCTCATCAAAAGTTCGGAATGGCAAGTCTTGTGAATTACCTGTAAAAGTTTGTAGTGATGCGAGAGTTGTAGTGCCACAGAAGGCCAATATGGCATCTTTAGATGATATTTTCCTAGTATTGGAG GTGGCAGAAAATAGTGGGTCTGCTGATTCCAGTCATGGTCCATCTCCTCACAAG GTTCTCCGTTTGTTGAATGAGCAAAATGGAGAGGAAAGGACTATTCATTTATTGGATGAGTG GTTTTACAGTGTCATTTCACCTGGAGACACAGTAAATGTAATTGGGCAGTTTGATGTCCAGGGGAAGTGTGATGTGAGAAGGGACAGTAATTTTGTGATTGTTCACCCAGATCTCCTAGTGTCTGGAACTCGG GTTGCCACAAGTTTTACCTGCCCAAGGCGAACCGTCCTGGATGAGAGGTTAAAATCCTCTGAGTACTCAACTGCAGCATTAATCGGAACCTTGCTGCATCAAATTTTTCAG GCTGGACTAGTGAAGGATGAACCCACGGAGGAATTTTTAGATGAGTATGCTGGTGTAGTGCTCCAGAAAAATGTTGAGAGCTTGTATGCTTGTGGAG TTAGTGAGAAAGATATCCTTAATACTTTGATCGAGGCAAACCCAAGATTATTGAACTGGAtttccctttttaaaaattcaCAG AAAGCTCCCACAGTTGATTTTGGATCTGAAGATGGTCTTAAGAAGGTCAATATATCTGAG GTGATTGATATAGAGGAGATGTCCTGGGCACCCAAGTATGGATTAAAAGGAATGATCGATGCTTCTGTCAGAGTAAAAGTTGAATCAAATACTTCTGGAGTTGTGGAAAAGATTGTGCCTTTAGAGTTCAAATCTGGCAAACGTCCTAATGGCCAG TCATCGATGGAACATTGTGCACAAGTGATATTGTACACACTCCTTATGTCCGAGAG ATACTTGAAGCCAATTGATTCTGGTCTTTTGTATTACCTCCAGTCAGATCACACTCAT GGAATTACTGTTCGGAGATCTGACTTGGTGGGCCTGATCATGCGTCGAAATGAACTTGCTACTTCTATTCTTAAGGCGTTAACAACTCAGCAACTACCCCCGATGTTACAG AGTCCTAGTATTTGCAAAGGTTGTCGGCATCTTGATGTCTGCACCCTCTATCACAAG GCACATGGGGGAAGCACAGAAAACAGCGGAATGGGTGACCTTTTCAATGCATATACTAACCACTTAACAACTGCACATTCTGATTTCTTGAGACATTGGGATTGGTTGATTGACTTAGAAGCTGGAGAAGCAGAG CACAGGAAGAAAGATATATGGAGGTCACGAAATTCAAGGCGTGATGAGTCTGCTTGTTCCCTTTCTTCTCTTGTTCTCGACACATCAGATAAAGAGACATGTTGCACGCCTTCTAGAGACAAGAGGTTTACCTATCGATTCTTGGGTCAGAATTTGACTTCCGAACAAGCAGAAACATTTGTCGGGAATACTCCTGGTGCTGGAGATTCTATGAGGACTGGTTTTGCTTGCAAACTTTCAAGGGGAGACATGGTG ATATTGAGCACTGAATCTGGCCGGCGAGCAATTGCCAGTGGAGTCATTTCTGATATCAGCCGCTCCCATGTTTCT GTGTCTTTTTCCAAGCGTCTACGGCTTCCGGGAAGCAGGCCTCTGTCTGAGGTGCAAGATCTTGTCAATCAGTTATGGCGTATTGACAAAGACGAATTCATAACCTCCTTTGCTGTTATGAG GTTCAACCTTGTCCAACTTTTTCGGCAAGATGCACGAAGTTCTCATCTTAGGAAAATGATTGTTGACCTCGAG CCTCCTAGATTTGACAGTGGATGCATATTTAGTCAAGACCCTGCCATATCCTATGTGTGGTCTGAGGAGAAATTGAATGACGACCAGCGTCGAGCGATAGTCAAG ATACTTACAGCAAAGGATTACACCTTAATACTCGGAATGCCCGGAACAGGCAAGACATCGACGATGGTGCATGCTGTGAAGGCCTTGTTAATGAGAGGTGCATCAATCTTGCTTACGTCCTACACAAACTCTGCAGTTGATAATTTGCTTATCAAATTGAAGAATCAG GGCATCGACTTTGTTCGTATCGGAAGACCGGAAGTTGTGCATGAAGATGTCAGAGAACATTGCTTCCCAG AAAAGGGAATGGAAAGTGTTGATGGAATAAAAGTACGGTTAGAGCAAGTCAAAGTAGTTGCTGTTACGTGTCTAGGGATCACAAGTCCTCTCCTTGCAAGCAAGAGATTTGATGTTTGCATCATGGATGAAGCTGGCCAGACAACCCTGCCA GTATCCCTAGGGCCACTGACGTTCGCTTCAGTGTTTGTCCTTGTTGGTGATCACTATCAACTTCCTCCACTTGTTCAG AGCACAGAGGCTCAAGAGAATGGACTGGGTATCAGTTTGTTCTGTAGGCTTTCAGAAGCACATCCTCAAGCAATTTCAGCATTGCAAAGCCAG TATCGTATGTGCCAGGGAATAATGCAACTATCGAATGCCTTAATTTACGGTGACAGGCTGCGTTGTGGTTCCACTGATGTTGCAAATGCTAAGCTCAATTTTGCTAAGGAGAATCTTTATTCATCTTGGCTAAAG GTTTTGGAACCAGGTATGCCAGTTGTATTTCTGAACACTG ATCTGCTGCCtgcttttgaagaaaaagatcgcAAGACTTTAAAGAATCCAATAGAAGCTTGCATCATTGGGAAG ATAACAGAGGAACTTGTGGAaagtggaatcaaggaagaa
- the LOC104441316 gene encoding DNA replication ATP-dependent helicase/nuclease JHS1 isoform X2, producing MPPRKRANPSSAAAAAAAAAAAAAAKKQNQNQNQAQASQPPKYGIQHFFERHSQNNAAAAVSVSQDPPDRKAAASRLRPAPAAVPSSKAGLDLGEIDRRKSLGNRGRGRKSLRDPDTNAADSNVLGDGDAPSSRVPSSGVAAVGSGIEEANENRVVGASERPENGAVSNCASQSTPADNLLRAGDQGEDAGSPLVVSPEMMKSLSVKRFKFSPGMLIKQSQDDGGDEVTWKISPVNERLQTVSKHMPETIKVLAESSRLNSSYIQQCSQIKSTREAAGSGGMCLSSPFKKASGRSCCANSLGVKGVNPDKNADHEGKSGEVITTQVASQQSPFQTPPSLSYCQDKPANSTACNGVLNELGLRQHKKALLELLDQVEDAISIDEPLPNVLKGCSSKVRNGKSCELPVKVCSDARVVVPQKANMASLDDIFLVLEVAENSGSADSSHGPSPHKVLRLLNEQNGEERTIHLLDEWFYSVISPGDTVNVIGQFDVQGKCDVRRDSNFVIVHPDLLVSGTRVATSFTCPRRTVLDERLKSSEYSTAALIGTLLHQIFQAGLVKDEPTEEFLDEYAGVVLQKNVESLYACGVSEKDILNTLIEANPRLLNWISLFKNSQKAPTVDFGSEDGLKKVNISEVIDIEEMSWAPKYGLKGMIDASVRVKVESNTSGVVEKIVPLEFKSGKRPNGQSSMEHCAQVILYTLLMSERYLKPIDSGLLYYLQSDHTHGITVRRSDLVGLIMRRNELATSILKALTTQQLPPMLQSPSICKGCRHLDVCTLYHKAHGGSTENSGMGDLFNAYTNHLTTAHSDFLRHWDWLIDLEAGEAEHRKKDIWRSRNSRRDESACSLSSLVLDTSDKETCCTPSRDKRFTYRFLGQNLTSEQAETFVGNTPGAGDSMRTGFACKLSRGDMVILSTESGRRAIASGVISDISRSHVSVSFSKRLRLPGSRPLSEVQDLVNQLWRIDKDEFITSFAVMRFNLVQLFRQDARSSHLRKMIVDLEPPRFDSGCIFSQDPAISYVWSEEKLNDDQRRAIVKILTAKDYTLILGMPGTGKTSTMVHAVKALLMRGASILLTSYTNSAVDNLLIKLKNQGIDFVRIGRPEVVHEDVREHCFPEKGMESVDGIKVRLEQVKVVAVTCLGITSPLLASKRFDVCIMDEAGQTTLPVSLGPLTFASVFVLVGDHYQLPPLVQVSMSTEAQENGLGISLFCRLSEAHPQAISALQSQYRMCQGIMQLSNALIYGDRLRCGSTDVANAKLNFAKENLYSSWLKVLEPGMPVVFLNTDLLPAFEEKDRKTLKNPIEACIIGKITEELVESGIKEEDIGIITPYNSQADLIRDAVCRTSVEIHTIDKYQGRDKDCILVSFVRSNKEGNHCNSSLLGDWHRINVAVTRAKKKLIMVGSLATLSKLPLLKLLIENVDKQSGILSLSKEDFSQTECLQRCSPTERN from the exons ATGCCTCCGAGAAAGAGGGCCAATCCCTCTtccgccgcggcggcggcggctgcggctgcggcggcggcggcggcgaagaagCAGAACCAGAATCAGAACCAGGCCCAGGCCTCCCAGCCTCCCAAGTACGGGATCCAGCACTTCTTCGAGCGCCACTCCCAGAacaacgccgccgccgccgtctccgTCTCTCAGGACCCTCCGGACCGTAAAGCCGCGGCCAGTCGACTGCGCCCGGCCCCTGCCGCCGTGCCGAGCTCGAAGGCCGGCCTTGATTTGGGGGAAATCGATCGTCGGAAGTCGTTGGGCAATAGGGGGCGGGGCCGCAAAAGTTTGAGGGATCCGGACACTAATGCTGCTGACTCCAATGTTCTAGGGGACGGGGACGCGCCGAGTTCGAGGGTTCCGAGCTCGGGCGTTGCTGCGGTGGGTTCGGGGATTGAGGAGGCGAATGAGAATCGCGTGGTCGGAGCGTCCGAGAGGCCGGAAAATGGGGCTGTTTCGAATTGCGCGTCACAGAGCACGCCAGCGGATAACTTGTTGAGGGCGGGAGATCAAGGGGAGGATGCCGGTAGTCCCCTCGTAGTTTCGCCGGAGATGATGAAATCCCTGTCTGTTAAACGCTTCAAGTTTTCTCCGGGAATG TTGATAAAGCAGAGCCAGGATGATGGCGGTGATGAAGTAACTTGGAAGATATCACCTGTAAATGAGCGATTGCAAACAGTTTCCAAGCACATGCCTGAGACAATAAAAGTTCTAGCAGAATCGTCAAGGCTAAACTCTTCATACATTCAGCAATGCTCACAAATCAAG AGTACGCGAGAAGCAGCTGGCAGTGGTGGAATGTGCCTTTCTTCACCCTTCAAGAAGGCTTCTGGAAGATCTTGCTGTGCAAATTCGTTGGGTGTGAAAGGAGTCAACCCAGATAAGAATGCGGATCATGAAGGAAAATCTGGTGAAGTCATTACTACCCAAGTAGCCAGTCAACAAAGTCCTTTTCAAACTCCTCCTTCCTTATCTTATTGCCAGGATAAG CCAGCTAACAGCACTGCCTGCAATGGAGTATTGAATGAGCTTGGACTGAGGCAGCACAAAAAG GCACTGCTTGAGCTTTTAGATCAAGTTGAAGATGCCATCTCCATTGATGAACCACTTCCTAATGTGCTCAAAGGATGCTCATCAAAAGTTCGGAATGGCAAGTCTTGTGAATTACCTGTAAAAGTTTGTAGTGATGCGAGAGTTGTAGTGCCACAGAAGGCCAATATGGCATCTTTAGATGATATTTTCCTAGTATTGGAG GTGGCAGAAAATAGTGGGTCTGCTGATTCCAGTCATGGTCCATCTCCTCACAAG GTTCTCCGTTTGTTGAATGAGCAAAATGGAGAGGAAAGGACTATTCATTTATTGGATGAGTG GTTTTACAGTGTCATTTCACCTGGAGACACAGTAAATGTAATTGGGCAGTTTGATGTCCAGGGGAAGTGTGATGTGAGAAGGGACAGTAATTTTGTGATTGTTCACCCAGATCTCCTAGTGTCTGGAACTCGG GTTGCCACAAGTTTTACCTGCCCAAGGCGAACCGTCCTGGATGAGAGGTTAAAATCCTCTGAGTACTCAACTGCAGCATTAATCGGAACCTTGCTGCATCAAATTTTTCAG GCTGGACTAGTGAAGGATGAACCCACGGAGGAATTTTTAGATGAGTATGCTGGTGTAGTGCTCCAGAAAAATGTTGAGAGCTTGTATGCTTGTGGAG TTAGTGAGAAAGATATCCTTAATACTTTGATCGAGGCAAACCCAAGATTATTGAACTGGAtttccctttttaaaaattcaCAG AAAGCTCCCACAGTTGATTTTGGATCTGAAGATGGTCTTAAGAAGGTCAATATATCTGAG GTGATTGATATAGAGGAGATGTCCTGGGCACCCAAGTATGGATTAAAAGGAATGATCGATGCTTCTGTCAGAGTAAAAGTTGAATCAAATACTTCTGGAGTTGTGGAAAAGATTGTGCCTTTAGAGTTCAAATCTGGCAAACGTCCTAATGGCCAG TCATCGATGGAACATTGTGCACAAGTGATATTGTACACACTCCTTATGTCCGAGAG ATACTTGAAGCCAATTGATTCTGGTCTTTTGTATTACCTCCAGTCAGATCACACTCAT GGAATTACTGTTCGGAGATCTGACTTGGTGGGCCTGATCATGCGTCGAAATGAACTTGCTACTTCTATTCTTAAGGCGTTAACAACTCAGCAACTACCCCCGATGTTACAG AGTCCTAGTATTTGCAAAGGTTGTCGGCATCTTGATGTCTGCACCCTCTATCACAAG GCACATGGGGGAAGCACAGAAAACAGCGGAATGGGTGACCTTTTCAATGCATATACTAACCACTTAACAACTGCACATTCTGATTTCTTGAGACATTGGGATTGGTTGATTGACTTAGAAGCTGGAGAAGCAGAG CACAGGAAGAAAGATATATGGAGGTCACGAAATTCAAGGCGTGATGAGTCTGCTTGTTCCCTTTCTTCTCTTGTTCTCGACACATCAGATAAAGAGACATGTTGCACGCCTTCTAGAGACAAGAGGTTTACCTATCGATTCTTGGGTCAGAATTTGACTTCCGAACAAGCAGAAACATTTGTCGGGAATACTCCTGGTGCTGGAGATTCTATGAGGACTGGTTTTGCTTGCAAACTTTCAAGGGGAGACATGGTG ATATTGAGCACTGAATCTGGCCGGCGAGCAATTGCCAGTGGAGTCATTTCTGATATCAGCCGCTCCCATGTTTCT GTGTCTTTTTCCAAGCGTCTACGGCTTCCGGGAAGCAGGCCTCTGTCTGAGGTGCAAGATCTTGTCAATCAGTTATGGCGTATTGACAAAGACGAATTCATAACCTCCTTTGCTGTTATGAG GTTCAACCTTGTCCAACTTTTTCGGCAAGATGCACGAAGTTCTCATCTTAGGAAAATGATTGTTGACCTCGAG CCTCCTAGATTTGACAGTGGATGCATATTTAGTCAAGACCCTGCCATATCCTATGTGTGGTCTGAGGAGAAATTGAATGACGACCAGCGTCGAGCGATAGTCAAG ATACTTACAGCAAAGGATTACACCTTAATACTCGGAATGCCCGGAACAGGCAAGACATCGACGATGGTGCATGCTGTGAAGGCCTTGTTAATGAGAGGTGCATCAATCTTGCTTACGTCCTACACAAACTCTGCAGTTGATAATTTGCTTATCAAATTGAAGAATCAG GGCATCGACTTTGTTCGTATCGGAAGACCGGAAGTTGTGCATGAAGATGTCAGAGAACATTGCTTCCCAG AAAAGGGAATGGAAAGTGTTGATGGAATAAAAGTACGGTTAGAGCAAGTCAAAGTAGTTGCTGTTACGTGTCTAGGGATCACAAGTCCTCTCCTTGCAAGCAAGAGATTTGATGTTTGCATCATGGATGAAGCTGGCCAGACAACCCTGCCA GTATCCCTAGGGCCACTGACGTTCGCTTCAGTGTTTGTCCTTGTTGGTGATCACTATCAACTTCCTCCACTTGTTCAGGTGTCTATG AGCACAGAGGCTCAAGAGAATGGACTGGGTATCAGTTTGTTCTGTAGGCTTTCAGAAGCACATCCTCAAGCAATTTCAGCATTGCAAAGCCAG TATCGTATGTGCCAGGGAATAATGCAACTATCGAATGCCTTAATTTACGGTGACAGGCTGCGTTGTGGTTCCACTGATGTTGCAAATGCTAAGCTCAATTTTGCTAAGGAGAATCTTTATTCATCTTGGCTAAAG GTTTTGGAACCAGGTATGCCAGTTGTATTTCTGAACACTG ATCTGCTGCCtgcttttgaagaaaaagatcgcAAGACTTTAAAGAATCCAATAGAAGCTTGCATCATTGGGAAG ATAACAGAGGAACTTGTGGAaagtggaatcaaggaagaa